In Topomyia yanbarensis strain Yona2022 chromosome 2, ASM3024719v1, whole genome shotgun sequence, one DNA window encodes the following:
- the LOC131685662 gene encoding exonuclease 3'-5' domain-containing protein 2-like, whose product MQRYEISSTVLRVAVFAYAIYELKNFIGCLTDPLYNQTIKIVTNSRECIRVVNTLRTHCQEHPILGLDCEWVSERGRRYPVALLQLATHRGFCALFRLCEMRRIPSELRNLLNDPSILKVGVAPDVDANYLEEDYNIRVIRTLDLRHLARDSGFPWPYGMANLAKNALGITMDEDGTISASDWESSDLTDRQIKYAANDAHVAVELFEVLAKRFVSRGSFTSQRDWLERVMKCVEYCIDQPFVDTSIVFKT is encoded by the exons ATGCAACGATATGAAATATCTTCGACGGTGCTCAGAGTTGCAGTGTTTGCTTATGCAATTTACGAACTCAAAAACTTTATCGGGTGTTTAACAGATCCACTTTATAATCAAACGATCAAGATAGTAACAAATTCTCGGGAATGCATACGCGTAGTTAATACGCTACGAACCCATTGCCAGGAGCACCCAATTCTTGGACTCGATTGTGAATGGGTAAGTGAACGAGGCAGGCGCTACCCTGTGGCCCTTCTGCAATTGGCAACGCACCGTGGATTCTGCGCACTATTCCGGCTGTGCGAGATGAGGCGGATTCCTTCTGAGTTGCGTAATCTTTTGAATGATCCCAGTATTTTGAAAGTCGGTGTTGCTCCGGACGTAGATGCAAACTATTTGGAGGAGGATTACAATATTCGTGTAATAAGAACACTGGATTTACGACACCTAGCGAGGGACAGTGGTTTTCCGTGGCCATACGGGATGGCTAATTTGGCTAAAAATGCGTTGGGGATTACGATGGATGAGGACGGGACTATTAGTGCCTCTGACTGGGAGTCCTCGGATTTAACTGATCGGCAGATTAAGTACGCAGCAAACGATGCACATGTGGCGGTGGAACTGTTTGAAGTACTTGCTAAGCGGTTTGTATCACG AGGAAGTTTTACGTCACAAAGAGACTGGTTAGAGCGGGTGATGAAGTGCGTGGAATATTGCATTGATCAGCCATTTGTAGACACAAGTATAGTTTTCAAAACGTAA